The sequence TATTTAATACCTCCAACATTTTTGCTTGTATTATTGACAGAACAAACATAAATAAACTCCTCCAGCCTCCACACCCCCGTGGAGAAAATTAGTGGAATCTTGTTATGCTTTGCGCCAGAGATGATATAATTTGATAAGTGTAAAAAATTATGACATAATTaacttaataaaattattatcagAGGATAATTATATTGATAAGGAAGAAActaatttcaatataaattatttttataattataatttgttatcgtagtaatatatattttgaaatattcttaCACCTTTATTGATTAGAAATAATATTATGTGCCCATAAATTTAGAGTttgaaacattatatatatatatgagtaattTTCTTGTCCATAATATATTTCTGGATTTTCAACATATTTCTGGACATATTTCTGGATTGTCTAGAACAATGTCAAACCTGCCGTTACACAAAAATTACACATAACACATTGTACTGGACAATTCGGACAAAATGTCCTCTATTAGAGAATTTccagatatctatatatatgaatatatatggaGGGTTTGGTTAATAGTCAGGTGCTTAATTTTGGTTAGATTGGTAGGTCTTGCTTTGTTCCTGGTGTGGAGGATCAAACGTCCTTATGAAGATCCAACGTGGCTATACTATATGTCTGTGGCATGCGAAATATGGCTTGCCCTCACTTGGTTACTCAACCAGCTTCCCAAGCTTTTCCCTCTTGATCGCTCTACAGATCTTCGTGTTTTAAACGACAAGTAGTTCCAAACATCTCATAATCTTGATCTTCCGAGCATGGATACTTCCATCTCTGTTCCAGATCATCAACATCTTGATACTATGAATACCATTTTGTCTGTTCTTGCTGCTTGTTACCCTGTTGAGAAGCTCTCCTTTTATGTAGAATTCTGATGATGAAGCCAGCCTGTTGTAACCTTTGAAGCAATGGCTGAAGCAACTAACTTTGCCATTGCCAATATATGGGTACCATTTGCTGGAAACATGAAATAGAGCCGAGGAATCCGGACGCTTATTTCAGTTCCAAAAGAGATCCTTACAGAAACAAAGTGCGCCAAGAGTTGGTGAGAGAGTGTAGACTATTTAAACAAAGATACGAGGAGTTAAAGTTTCTAATTAATGCCTTCCAGATTCAATCCAGCCGCATTCTGATATCTATACTATAATACAGGAAAGCAATTTTATGAAAAGTCAAAGATacaggaaaaggaaaaggatcAAGGATGAAGCAGTACCAGTACCAGTACCAGTTGTGGTGCAGCATTTCGATCTCCAAAAAGCAACTTGGATGGTATATATCATGGTAAACGATACCCCATTTGGCCACGTGGCCCGTGACCTGGATTATTCCTGCGGCCAAGCACTCTCAGAGATGACCATGTCAGTATCATAGAGGTGATTCTATAAGCCTAATGTTTAACTTAATTTGTCTTCCATTTCCTCCGTAGTTAGATCACATcttggtaatattatttacttGCACTTTAATTGCCTGTTCCACCTCTTCCATGTTGTAGATAGGCATAGAGGAAAGTATATGGAAAATCAGATGTAAAAAGCAATGCCATATTATGTATAGATGTGGTAGTGGTTCCCTTCACCAGCTTGTATttctttcataattttcaaattttcagttGTTTTGCATCCATCAGCTGATGATCAAGCAGTAAAAGGAACAGCCGTTTATAAAGATGACAATAGTGGACTTGATTTAAGTGAAGTTCTTATTCGTTTTCCAGCTGGTTTATGCATCTCGTGCAAAGCATCCTAGTTAAGATGACAACAAGAAGGTTGGGGCCATGAATGCATTACTGAGAGCCTCAGCTATTTGTTCAACGGCCCCCTTCCTTGTTAACCTTGATTCTAAATTTCTAACCATTACCTAAAAACAACTCCAAAGCATTAAAAAGAAGCCATGTGTTTCATGATGGATCTAGGGGGTGACAATATTTGCAACCTGATCAGTTCCCTCAGAGATTCCAAGGAATCAACCACTCTCATGATGATTATGCTGCTCTTGCCAACCGCAACACGGACTTTAACATCATGATGCTGGGGCTTGATGGTCTTCTGGGTCCGTTTTGTGTTGGAATGGGAGGCCTATTTCGTTGGACCAACCTTTATGATATTATTGACCGGGCCACCCTTTTCACAATGCTGTAAGTTCTGCAGGCTGCAGCTGTTACTCCAgaggatgattgggatgcttaCGGACCAATATCATGACAGCCGGGAAACTATCATCAACCATAATCCATGCTCCAAGAAATTTGGACTGTCTAGATGCCTGATTGATTCAATTTTGGAGACAAAACTGCAAGATCAGAGTCTAGCCGGTCATCAAATTATGAAGATTGGAGACCTCAAATATTGACAATGACACAGTGACAGCATGTGGAATTGGATGCAGGTAGGCTGGCAGATGCATTGAATGTGCTCTCCTATGGGTATGAGTACAAAACTGAGTGGGAAAGGCAAGTTGGATGGACAATATTGGTGGCTAGGAGAAGATTTGGTCACGGTATATAGCATTCACAACAAAGGATGGAAATGTGTTTATTTTGTGTCCAAACTCGATCAATCTCAACGATCAACTTCACAATGTCCTCCAATAGGCCACTGCCTGTGTCGTCATCTTCTTCTCACATAACAATGCCCTTCAGGCATGTACTAGGATGagtttttttccaaaaagttACTAATCTTAATATTGGGATCCAACCtttcatttctatttttctcaTTGTTTACTGTTTCCTTCCTGCTTTTTCCGTCTTCACTGGTCAGTTCATTATGAAGACTATTTTCAATGAGATATTCTTTGCTTACCTTGTGGTCATCACCACAACTCATATACTTTGTTACTTTTATTGAGATTGAGTGGTCAGGAATCACTCTACAAGAGTGGTGGAGGGATGAGCAGTTTTGGTTTATCGTTGGCACAAGTTTTCATGCTGTAGTCGTGCTCCGAGGCATATTGATTACAGGAACTGATAAGATCTGTTTAACGTCTTCAACATCAAAGTTGACaagtgatgaagatgatgatggcaATGGCCATGAGTTTTCAGATCACCATGCCATCAAATGGACATTCCTGATGATCCCAACAACTACAATTTTCATGATCAACTCTATTACAATGGCCGTACAGTCATGCTCATACACAGCAATGGGACAAACTGATAATTTTTCAGCCTGTGGGCATTGGTAGGCTCATCTCTATCCTTTTGCAGAAGGTTTTATGGGAAGACACACCAAGACAGCCGCAATTGTGTTTGTCTGGGTGGTGATTAGCCGTTCTATATCAAGTTTTTCCTATTATATGCTCCGCAACCAGCCTTTTAATTGTGTGACCAGCATGATTAGATTTGTATGTCTACGATTTGGTTTTGTATCTTCTGTTTAGGCATTTTTGGCCaggaggtatatatatatatatatatatatataatatgtgaaTCTAATTTTTGCCTAGCTAATCATAGGCTacgaaagccaaaaaaaaaaaaaacaaaaaacattgcAGGCACGGCATGAACAATGGATTTCCCACATGCAATATgtataaaagtaaaagaaacgTCTATAACAAAGTTGATTAACATGGACAAATGATCAGTTACTCTTTGTTAAAATCCCTCTGAGCAAGAATTTTAAGTAGAGTGCACTTGATTCAAATGTAGTTAAGACCAAGATTCAGTCCCTAAATAATCATTCATATAGTTGAGGAAATTAGTAGTAATAAAAATTCtgcaaattttatttacttacaTTATAATTCAAGTACAAACAGAAGAACTACAAACTCAGTACTTCAGGGTAATATCTTTGGGATGTTAGTTTTTTGTTATAGTCCTAATAGAGAGTTCGAAAACTTATTGATccccaaaattaaaattatcatatattttctaaatagcTATGACCTTTTCCACCAAGTAGCTGACTTGATACTCGAACACTATAGACCGAGAAGTGTTACCCCTGGAGGTTAGCTTTACTTATTAGAGTACCAGACACCATTAACACACATGGAGCTTAGGGAGTGGCAACATTTTCCTTGGCACGAGGAGCAATCTCCTCCCCTTCAATGCCTGGTTCACTTCCAGCAACTTCCAGGCTTAACAGCATTTTTTCCCATAGTTTGGCAGGTCCCTGCATTAAACCAAACACATTTTCAGTAAAATTTTGTTAACAACAACCTGTACATTCACTTAAAACACTTGAATGTTGCATGAGAGATATTCATTATCATACGAACCTTCCATGAGAAATCTTGTGCCATGCAGTTTTGTATCATCTCTTTCAAGGCATGGGTACCATATGTTGCAAGAGCTCTATTCACGGTTGTTGCTACTGCAGTCACATCTGCTGGATCAAGTGCATCACACTGAAAAACAACCCATGGCCAAAGATTCGTTAATTTATGATGAAGCAGCAGCGCATTTACATGTTCTAAAAGTAAAAAAGGTGTCGACTTACTTCAACATTGAAGGCTCCCATATGGAACCCAGTATAACCTTCCTTGACAGTGTCAACAAGTCCACCGGTTGAGGCTACAATAGGCACCTGTAGCAAAGTTGCTCAAATTCGTTAACTCTAGCATCCAGAATCAGTAAACGAAGCGGGGATAAATTTGATGCCCAGTGGTTAAATAAGAATTCTATGATCAAACAGAAAGCAAGTGATTAGCAATAGTGGCTATAGAAGAAAGGAGGTCTAGAGCCTTACTGTTCCATATCGCATGGCATGCAGCTGAATTAGGCCACATGGTTCAAACCTACTAGGGATCAACATAAAATCAGCACCAGCAATGATCATGTGGGCCAAGGGGACGTTAAACTTGGCGACTCCTCTAGCTTTGTCAGGGTATTTAACATCTAGTTGTTCAATCTGCTTCTCCATAGGCTTCTTGCCGGTTCCCTAATATATAGAAATATCCAGTCGTCAGAACTAACTTTTTAATTACTGCTGCTGCAACAGTAACattagagaagaaaaatatgcaTTGAGATACTTACGAGGACTACTATCTGAACTTCTTCTCCAATGAACTTTGAAATAGCTGCAGCCAGAATATCGGAACCTTTCTGCTCTTCTAGCCTACCAATAAAGCCTATCACAGGGACATTCCTATCGACAGGCAACCCAACTTCTGCTTGAAGGGCTTCCTTCAATAGAGGTTTAGCATCCTCTACctgaaaattttcaatctgATAAGTACAATTCTTTTCCCACCGGCTGTGTTTTTGGGATATTAAAGTTAGTATAAGTTACTTACAGTTGTGGCATCATATTTGATGTCTATGTACTTGTCGGCGGCTGGATTCCACTCTTGAACGTCCATGCCGTTCACAATGCCAGTGATGCCAGTCTTACGAATGATGTTATCCAATTCCACACCTTTATCTTCTCCTGAAACAAGTTCCTGGGCATAGTATGGGCTCACAGTCAGCGCCCTATCTGATTCCAATAATCCAGCCTTCATCCAATTGATCTTCCTTCCCTTTATGGGCTTCTCATACCTGCAAAACAGACACGCAAGAGAGTCGGTGTGAGaaaatatttgtcaaatctATGGATAAAACAAATCCTTTCATAATTGAAATAACAACTTGCTCTGTAATCGTATATACCCATCTATAAAGTCAAAAGAACTCTTGAATTTATCAGGCAAGTTGAGCAATGAGAAGTCTGAAAAGGCAAATCTGCCCTGGTAGGCTATGTTGTGGATGCAGAAAACAACCTGTCATCATATCACCAAGCAAGGTCTCAGCTTCCAAGTAATATATACTTCAAGATTAGTCAGAAATTGTTAATGGACGTTTTCATTCAACGTTAGCGGTCATTAATTACCTTGGCACTTTTGTAAAGCCCCCTAGATTTGTACATCGATTTTAGGTAGCATGGAAGTAGAGCTGTGTGCCAATCATTGGCAATGAATACAACATCCTCCCCTGACATTTAGGTAGAAAAGCTTATCaatgaattgaatttttttttttttttaacaaaaaaaatttacgattaagaaacaaagaaagttCCCCACCATAAGGTCCTGAGTAATATTTACTGTTGTTCAAATTTAGAACCCTTGGCGCCTCCAAAGCTGCctgaatttattaatattattttttttgccaagaaaaaatgaaataaaacttagatatatgcttggaaaatgttaaaaatagaACCAGGGGATGAACAGATATCAGGCCACAATCAGAAACCAGCACTTAGATGAGAAACAAACATGAAATCgaattttttattcctttttattttaacatattctTTGAAAAGATTTCCATGGCATGAAACATAATAACAGCTTTTACCAGTTCAGGCAGACTATGAAAACCCAACTTGAAAGCTCCCACCAATATTCCATATTGTGGCCAGTGATTAAAAAGTATAACAGCAATAATAGTTAACTTGCCTGGCACAACAAACTGAATCTCAATTGGTTGTCCTTGTAATCTATTCCTGCTACAGGTCCATAGATCTTGGATCCAGTTTTGCCCCATACCTTATATTGATCACAAGGCCGAGTATCATTAGGAGATCAGAGTTGACACATCAAGCATAACATATATAATctacaatttcaaatatatatacctatacCTTCTCAAGGAAAACTGGATGATCCACAAAAACACGATCAACTCCTCGTTTGTAGCAGTGGAAGAAACGAACAGTCTCAATTCTATCTCCAACTCTTATCTGtaatcaataaaagaaaaagctgATCCCTTTAGGAAATAATCACTAAACAAGTCCTCCTATCTAATGGGGCAATGAGATCTTCCCTTTAGAAAACTTACCTCAACTACAACATTAGTGTCCCATGCATCTTTGTACTGATCATAGCGGGGAGACACCGTCATAACGCGGTGCCCATTAGCCTAAACATCATGGCATTAAACATTTAATTACTAAACTTTGtttaagataatatatatatatatataaaataaaagcaattaatgaGGAGAAGTAATTAACAGTAATACAGTCCCACTTACAGCCATTGCTGGTGGCAGTCCGCCGAGAACATCACCAAGTCCACCGGTTTTACTCCATGGAGCCACTTCGGCTCCCACAAAGATCAAGTTCATCCCTTGTCCACAAACAATTTTCCCCAAAGGCCTCTCAGTTTGGGTTTTCTTGGTGTTCTTCATGGCTTGCCTAGCAACTTTGTTTGCACTGGTTCTCATCCTCAGAACGTCCAAATTGTTTAAAGATCTTAACCCATTGTGAGTTATGGTTTGGTTCCTCTGGCCTAACTGTGCCAAGTTAGCTTTAGTCTCTGATACTGAAGCTCCATGGCAATTGATGGTAGAAATTCTGGATACGAAGTATGAAGCAGTCACAGTtgccattttgattttgatttggtCTACGAATTCTGCATCAATAACAAGCAGCCATATATagcaatcaaaaacaaaataagctCCTTAAATTCTAATTCACTTCACTGAACTAGTATTCATTAAGTGATAAAAAAATAGCTGCGGATGGTCGGTCCAAAGACGATCAAAGTATCAAAATTTAACATAGCCCTGAGACTGAGAAAATACCCACCAATAGCTGGTTGAGAGAACACGAAGCAAATTAATGTTCATTTAATAACAACAAGTTTCCAAATTTATACCCagttaaatattccaaaaatcaTAACAGATTGAGCATATCTCTCAACTTGGATGCTTTAATgatcataaaaatataagaaacaTCGGAACCCATCTCTCAAAATCAGTTGCAAAATTGTTTATTCAAGAAGGAAGGAGGCGGATGAAAGTTGCTTACAGAGTCAAGAGAGGCCCTGGAGTGGGACAACTGTTTCAGTAGAGAGAGACTGTGGTGGTCAGCTAGGCGGAAGTGGTCGCGCATATATTGAGCAAAGATCTCGGCATTCGTACTGCACACCTAGGAAGTTGTGCCAGTACACGTGGCGTTAATTGAGGAATATAGTTTCCTACAACGTTCCATACGCGTCAAGATTTGCTTGGGGGGGGCCGGGGGGGCCTCAGAATCACGTGAGGGATGGGTCCGTGGCATCGGTGGGAAAATGCTGCGCGCAAAGTTGAGgccagagagagaaagagaaaggagaAACGCAAAGCCCCTTTTGATCTTTTTAGTCATAGAATCAACGATCAAGTGGCAAAAACGACAATGAATTATACAGCTGTGATTCAGGCCGGTCCCACTCAAGTCTGAAGAAGGCAAACCAAGAACTGCCTTA comes from Ziziphus jujuba cultivar Dongzao chromosome 6, ASM3175591v1 and encodes:
- the LOC107403798 gene encoding granule-bound starch synthase 1, chloroplastic/amyloplastic; its protein translation is MATVTASYFVSRISTINCHGASVSETKANLAQLGQRNQTITHNGLRSLNNLDVLRMRTSANKVARQAMKNTKKTQTERPLGKIVCGQGMNLIFVGAEVAPWSKTGGLGDVLGGLPPAMAANGHRVMTVSPRYDQYKDAWDTNVVVEIRVGDRIETVRFFHCYKRGVDRVFVDHPVFLEKVWGKTGSKIYGPVAGIDYKDNQLRFSLLCQATLEAPRVLNLNNSKYYSGPYGEDVVFIANDWHTALLPCYLKSMYKSRGLYKSAKVVFCIHNIAYQGRFAFSDFSLLNLPDKFKSSFDFIDGYEKPIKGRKINWMKAGLLESDRALTVSPYYAQELVSGEDKGVELDNIIRKTGITGIVNGMDVQEWNPAADKYIDIKYDATTVEDAKPLLKEALQAEVGLPVDRNVPVIGFIGRLEEQKGSDILAAAISKFIGEEVQIVVLGTGKKPMEKQIEQLDVKYPDKARGVAKFNVPLAHMIIAGADFMLIPSRFEPCGLIQLHAMRYGTVPIVASTGGLVDTVKEGYTGFHMGAFNVECDALDPADVTAVATTVNRALATYGTHALKEMIQNCMAQDFSWKGPAKLWEKMLLSLEVAGSEPGIEGEEIAPRAKENVATP